In the genome of Populus nigra chromosome 9, ddPopNigr1.1, whole genome shotgun sequence, one region contains:
- the LOC133702880 gene encoding uncharacterized protein LOC133702880 yields MDSPQRISIKEPQVILSPCSSRRRRASSDSNSPPEFEFWMVQNPSFPQPNLVTADELFVDGVLLPLYLLHHPNNNSNNNSNHPPDPDPDSTEPEPPSSQPDPEPEISPASITMEPTSSSKRWKDIIFKKGDKKTSTAAKKQEEKDKDKEKDKKREKRSQNGASSAELNINIWPFSRSRSEGNSVTRPKLFPGAPGTRKVSSAPCSRSNSAGESKSRKSWPSSPGRPGVHLSRSSPVWQVRRGGGSGTKSSFPEPVVRNGEKSSSKKEVTEPRRSKNTANVNGSTNGARAKVLNINVPVCIGYRNHLSCRSGVRGADGSDGGATKNAGGDCGGSSTTNVGNGGNLFNLRSLFTKKVY; encoded by the coding sequence ATGGATAGCCCACAAAGAATATCCATTAAAGAACCTCAAGTAATCCTCTCTCCATGCAGCAGTAGAAGAAGGAGAGCAAGCAGTGATTCAAACTCACCACCCGAATTCGAGTTCTGGATGGTCCAAAACCCATCTTTCCCTCAACCAAATCTTGTTACAGCTGACGAACTCTTTGTTGATGGTGTCCTCCTCCCTCTCTACCTCCTCCACCACcccaacaacaacagcaacaacaacagcaaccaCCCGCCTGATCCTGATCCTGACTCAACCGAACCCGAACCTCCCAGCTCCCAACCTGACCCTGAACCCGAAATCTCGCCAGCAAGCATAACCATGGAGCCAACAAGCAGTTCCAAGAGATGGAAAGATATAATATTCAAGAAAGGTGACAAGAAAACTTCAACAGCTGCCaagaaacaagaagagaaagacAAGGACAAGGAGAAggacaaaaagagagagaaaaggagtcAAAATGGAGCGAGTTCAGCTGAGTTGAATATCAACATATGGCCATTTTCACGTAGTAGATCCGAAGGGAACAGTGTGACCCGACCCAAGTTGTTTCCCGGGGCTCCCGGAACCCGGAAGGTAAGTAGTGCCCCTTGTTCGAGGAGTAATTCGGCAGGGGAATCCAAATCAAGAAAGTCATGGCCAAGTAGCCCGGGTCGACCCGGAGTCCATTTGAGTCGGAGCAGCCCAGTGTGGCAGGTTCGACGTGGAGGTGGTTCGGGCACGAAGAGTAGCTTCCCTGAGCCTGTGGTTCGGAATGGTGAGAAATCGAGCAGTAAAAAAGAAGTTACCGAGCCTCGCCGCAGTAAAAATACGGCCAATGTCAATGGCAGCACTAATGGTGCTAGAGCAAAGGTTTTGAATATAAATGTCCCCGTTTGTATCGGGTATAGAAATCATTTGAGTTGCAGGAGCGGTGTCCGCGGTGCCGACGGCAGTGACGGTGGCGCAACCAAAAACGCTGGCGGTGATTGTGGTGGTAGTAGCACTACTAATGTTGGAAATGGTGGTAATCTTTTCAATTTACGTAGCCTCTTCACAAAAAAAGTTTATTAG